CCGCTCCCGGCCGCGTAGGGCCCCTGCAGCAGCAGCGAGAGCACCCCACCGACGACGACCGCGGCCAGCCCGGCACCGGCCAGCCGCCGCAGCCGCGGCACCGCCCAGCCCCCCGGCCAGCACGTGGCCAGCGTGAGCGGCACGCCGACCCCGAGAGTCAGACCGAGGTAGGTCAGCCACCGGGCGACCGGCAACGCCACGGCCACGCCCGGGTCCGCGCCGTCCCCCTCGCCCACGGAGCCGGCCGGCACCAGCTCCCCCTCCCCCACCGCGAAGGAGAAGGCCCCCGAGACGGGGTGGGAGTCCGCCGAGACCACCCGGTAGGTGACCACGTAGCCGGCGTCGGGCAGCCCCTCGCGCAGCGGCACGGTGAGGGTGCTGCCGCGCACGTCGGCGGCGCCGGTGTCGACCCGCTCGCCGTCCCCGTCGAGCACCCGCGCGTACCCGGCGCCCAGGGAGACCGGCTCGTCGAACTCGACCACCACCTCGGCCGGCGCGAAGTCCAGCCGGGCGCTGTCTCCCGGCGTCGTCGTCACCACCGTGGCGTGCGCGGACGCCGGGCGCGCGGTGCCCACGTCGACGAGCACGCCGAGGAGCACCCCCAGCAGCAGGACGGCGCCGGACAGCCGGCGCACCCCCGCCGCGGGACGGCGAGGAGCTGCTCGCCCGGTCCGTTCCTGCTGCTGCACGGTTGCACAGTCGTCGCGGCCCGCCGTCCAGTTCCCGGCGGTACCGGGCCGGGGACGAGAGCCGGCCCACACCGAGCGGAGGCGCACGGCTCCCGACGTCGGCGAGGATGACCCGGTGACCACGACCCCGCCCGCGGCGGCCGGGGCGCCACGGCCGATCACCGGTCAGCCGGTCGCGCTCGGCACCGCCCCGGGCCGCTGGGTGCTGCTGGCCACCGTGCTGGCCTCGGCCATGGCGCTGCTGGACGCCACCGCGGTCAACGTCGCGCTCCCGTCGATCAGCCGGGACCTCGGATCGTCGCTGTCCGGGCTGCAGTGGACGGTGACCGGCTACACCCTGGCGCTGGCCTCGCTGGTGCTGCTCGGTGGCGCGCTGGGCGACCGGTACGGACGCCGCCGGGTCTTCGTGCTTGGCGTCGTCTGGTTCGCCGTCGCCTCGCTGGCCTGCGGGCTGGCGCAGACGACCGGACAACTCGTCGCCGCCCGGGTGCTGCAGGGCATCGGCGGCGCGCTGCTGACCCCCGGCAGCCTGGCGATCATCCAGGCCTCCTTCCGGCATCAGGACCGGCCGCGCGCGATCGGCCTGTGGTCGGCGCTGGGTGGGCTGGCCGGCCTGGTCGGCCCCTTCCTCGCCGGGTTCCTGGTCGACACGGTCGGCTGGCGGTGGGTGTTCGGGATCAACGTGCCGTTCGCGGTGGTCGTGGTCCTGGTCGCCGCCCGGCACCTGCCGGAGAGCCGCGACCCCGAGCGCACCGGGCGCTTCGACGTGCTCGGCGCCGTCCTCGGCGCGCTGGCCCTGGCCGGGGTGACCGACGCGCTGATCACGGCGGGCAGCGACCCCGGGCAGCCCGAGGTGTGGGTCGCCGCCGCCGTCGGCGTGCTGGCCGGGGCCGCGTTCGTCGTCCGGGAGCGCCGGGCCGCGCAGCCGATGCTGCCGCTGGGCGTCTTCGCCGACCGGCAGTTCACCGGCGCCAACCTCAGCACCCTGGCCGTCTACGGGGCGCTGGGCGGGGTGATGTTCTTCCTGGTCCTCCAGTTGCAGACCGTCCTCGGGTACGGGGCCACCGCGGCCGGTGCCGCACTGCTGCCGACGATCCTGGTGATCACGCTGCTGTCGGCCCGGGCCGGTGCGCTCGCCCAGCGGATCGGCCCGCGGCTGCCGATGACCGTCGGCCCGCTGGTGGCCGCCGGTGGCCTGCTGTGGCTCACCCGGGTCGGGCCCGGCAGCTCCTGGTGGGTCGACGTGCTGCCCGGCTCGCTCGGCCTGGGGCTGGGCATGTCCCTGGTGGTGGCTCCGCTGACCGCGACCGTGCTCGGTGCCGCCCCCGACCACCTGGCCGGGGTCGCCAGCGGGGTGAACAACGCGGTGGCCCGGGCCGCGAACCTGCTCGCGGTCGCGGCGCTGCCGGTGGCGGTGGGGCTCTCCGGGGACGACCACACCGATGCCGCGTCCTTCAGCGACGGCTACTCGCTGGCCGTGGGGGTGTGCGCGGCGGTGATGGTGCTGGGTGCCGCGGTCTCCTGGGCGACCGTGCGCAACGACGTCCTGCGGACGTGACGGCGCACTCCCGGCCTCCTCCCGCGCAATCCCTACCAACATGGTAGGAATGTCGCCGTGACGACGACGGCCACCGGTGGGCTCCCCACCCGCCTCCCGGCCGCCCTCCCCGGCGCCTTCCTGGTCAGCCGCCTGCACGTCGACCTGCTCCGGGTCAGCACCGCCGTCTGTCTCGGCCGCTGACCTCCCGCGCCGTCCCGGCGCCCCTCGTCCACCGCGGTCCGCTGCGCCTCACCCGGCGCGCCCGCACCCCGGAACCCGGAGCACACCCCTCGTGAAGACCCTGATCCTGCTCGCCCTCGCGGGCCTCGGCGCGCAGCTCGTCGACGGCAGCCTGGGCATGGGCTACGGCGTCACCTCGACGACGCTGCTGCTCGCCATCGGCACCAACCCGGCCGCCGCCTCGGCCACGGTGC
The Modestobacter marinus DNA segment above includes these coding regions:
- a CDS encoding putative leader peptide yields the protein MTTTATGGLPTRLPAALPGAFLVSRLHVDLLRVSTAVCLGR
- a CDS encoding MFS transporter; translation: MTTTPPAAAGAPRPITGQPVALGTAPGRWVLLATVLASAMALLDATAVNVALPSISRDLGSSLSGLQWTVTGYTLALASLVLLGGALGDRYGRRRVFVLGVVWFAVASLACGLAQTTGQLVAARVLQGIGGALLTPGSLAIIQASFRHQDRPRAIGLWSALGGLAGLVGPFLAGFLVDTVGWRWVFGINVPFAVVVVLVAARHLPESRDPERTGRFDVLGAVLGALALAGVTDALITAGSDPGQPEVWVAAAVGVLAGAAFVVRERRAAQPMLPLGVFADRQFTGANLSTLAVYGALGGVMFFLVLQLQTVLGYGATAAGAALLPTILVITLLSARAGALAQRIGPRLPMTVGPLVAAGGLLWLTRVGPGSSWWVDVLPGSLGLGLGMSLVVAPLTATVLGAAPDHLAGVASGVNNAVARAANLLAVAALPVAVGLSGDDHTDAASFSDGYSLAVGVCAAVMVLGAAVSWATVRNDVLRT